The Rhipicephalus sanguineus isolate Rsan-2018 chromosome 7, BIME_Rsan_1.4, whole genome shotgun sequence genome includes a window with the following:
- the LOC119399227 gene encoding uncharacterized protein LOC119399227, whose product MDGNTSDRPTIGAEGIATVQIHLPSFWPQNPAAWFTHVEAIFALRRITSQQAKYCHAVSALSTEVVAEFHDLVCTPHETTPYDHFKTTVLQRKSVSVRRRLQQLLNEEELGDRRPSELLRRMQQLLSGCKLDVNSPLLRELFFQRLPQNVVLALATAPDDLPLDKLAEQADRVADYAVGGTVATASSVPLSQLEDRQSRLEQLIDDLAETVNALRPPSHPRRRDRDYRPRLSPRSSSRSGPRRRVYCWYHSNFGASARQCRPPCSWQGNVPQSH is encoded by the coding sequence ATGGACGGGAACACAAGCGACAGACCGACGATCGGCGCAGAGGGCATCGCCACGGTGCAGATTCACCTGCCGTCGTTTTGGCCCCAGAATCCTGCAGCCTGGTTCACGCACGTGGAGGCCATCTTTGCCCTTCGGCGCATTACCTCGCAACAAGCGAAGTATTGCCACGCTGTCTCCGCGCTCTCTACGGAAGTGGTTGCAGAGTTTCACGACCTTGTGTGCACGCCCCATGAAACCACACCTTATGACCactttaaaacgacggtgctgcaaCGCAAGTCTGTGTCTGTGCGCAGGCGTCTCCAGCAGCTTCTCAACGAAGAGGAGCTCGGCGACCGGCGACCGTCAGAACTGCTACGTCGCATGCAGCAGCTTCTCAGTGGCTGTAAGTTGGATGTAAACAGCCCGCTGCTGCGAGAACTGTTTTTCCAGCGCCTGCCACAGAATGTAGTCCTTGCCTTGGCTACCGCACCTGACGACCTGCCCCTCGACAAGCTGGCGGAGCAGGCCGATCGCGTCGCTGACTATGCAGTAGGAGGTACTGTGGCTACGGCATCTAGCGTTCCGTTGTCGCAACTCGAGGACCGGCAGTCTCGCCTGGAGCAACTGATCGACGACCTCGCCGAGACTGTTAATGCCCTACGGCCACCGTCTCACCCCCGTCGACGAGACCGCGATTACCGTCCCAGATTGTCTCCGAGGTCTAGCTCCCGTTCCGGTCCTCGTCGACGCGTCTATTGCTGGTATCACAGCAACTTCGGTGCCAGCGCGCGTCAGTGTCGTCCTCCTTGCAGCTGGCAGGGAAACGTACCGCAGAGCCACTGA